A window from Pseudobutyrivibrio ruminis HUN009 encodes these proteins:
- the cdaA gene encoding diadenylate cyclase CdaA produces the protein MVDFVNAVDAFIDDYFNVNIPDVSITDVIEIFIIAYFVYHLLVWVKNSRVWMLIRGVIFIMLFFVLAAIFQMNTILWLGERFVSVAVTVLIVVFQPELRRALEQIGRRKITSLFTWNLLKPGAKKFDDSTITGLVSACYEMGAVKTGALIVVENDMQLTEFERTGISLDALVTRQLLINIFEKNTPLHDGAVIVRGDRVVSATCYLPLSDNMALSKDLGTRHRAAVGISEVSDSLTIVVSEETGTVSYAREGRIVRDVKEDELIAELKRIQNPDVEEDGTAHTSEGGMA, from the coding sequence TTGGTTGATTTTGTCAATGCTGTAGATGCCTTCATCGATGATTATTTCAATGTAAATATTCCAGATGTTTCCATTACAGATGTAATTGAAATTTTCATAATTGCATACTTCGTATATCACTTATTGGTATGGGTGAAAAACAGCAGGGTTTGGATGCTTATTAGAGGCGTCATTTTTATCATGCTGTTTTTTGTGCTTGCAGCAATCTTTCAGATGAACACTATCCTCTGGTTGGGCGAGAGATTCGTCTCAGTTGCTGTTACGGTATTGATCGTGGTGTTCCAGCCAGAGCTTCGTCGTGCCCTGGAACAAATAGGACGTCGTAAAATCACTTCACTATTCACCTGGAACTTGCTCAAGCCAGGTGCTAAGAAATTCGACGATTCAACCATCACCGGTTTGGTATCTGCTTGCTATGAAATGGGAGCAGTTAAAACAGGAGCCCTTATCGTTGTTGAAAACGATATGCAGCTTACAGAATTCGAAAGAACAGGAATCAGTCTGGACGCTCTTGTAACCAGACAGCTTCTTATCAATATATTCGAGAAAAACACACCACTTCACGATGGTGCTGTTATTGTGAGAGGAGACAGAGTTGTTTCTGCAACATGTTACCTTCCTCTTTCAGACAATATGGCTTTATCAAAGGATTTGGGAACTCGTCACAGAGCAGCTGTTGGCATCAGCGAAGTTTCCGATTCCCTTACAATCGTTGTTTCAGAAGAAACTGGAACAGTATCATACGCAAGAGAGGGACGCATCGTTCGAGATGTCAAGGAGGACGAGCTTATTGCAGAGCTTAAGCGCATCCAGAATCCTGATGTTGAAGAGGATGGTACAGCCCATACTTCAGAAGGAGGTATGGCATGA